The genomic DNA ATCAGCGTTTATCTGCGTGCTAAAGCAATGACGCACTTGGACGACATCGCCTTCAACGAGTACCTCGACTCTGCCCTCGACCCGGCCCGCCACGCCGAAGTTGAGGCGCACCTCGCCGCCTGCCCGGACTGCGCCGCCCGCCTGGCCGGACTGCGCGCCCTCTTCGCCGCGCTTGAGTCCCTGCCGGACGTGCCGCTGGAACGCGACTTATCCTCTTCAGTAGTGACTGCCCTTCGTAAGAGTCGTGGGATGAGTGACAGCGCCAAGGCATTGCGCTTACGACCGACGCTCCGCTTCGCCTTTGCCGCCCAGGCGCTGGCCGCCCTCATCTTGCTCGCCATCGCCCTGCCCTTCGCAACACAGGCAACGTTATGGGAGCAGGTTT from Chloroflexota bacterium includes the following:
- a CDS encoding zf-HC2 domain-containing protein — protein: MTHLDDIAFNEYLDSALDPARHAEVEAHLAACPDCAARLAGLRALFAALESLPDVPLERDLSSSVVTALRKSRGMSDSAKALRLRPTLRFAFAAQALAALILLAIALPFATQATLWEQV